From the genome of Glycine soja cultivar W05 chromosome 14, ASM419377v2, whole genome shotgun sequence:
ATGGAAGAAGCTAAACAGGATACTGGTCAGCATATAACTTGTTCTGTGTTTAGACTTGTGGTGCATGTGATTGGATCCCAGTTTCTTACATCATTAAATGTTTCAGGGAGAAAAGATATCAAATCTGAGTTTCATGTTATGGCTTCAGCTTTATCTAAAGAAATGGGAATGATGGAAGGTCAATTAAAGCGATGGAAAGATGCAGCTCATGAGGCTGTATCATTACGTGAGAAAGCACATTCACTAAGAGAAGCATTGAGCACGAAGGTTGATCCAATATAATTTgccctttcattttctttcccacTTATTTTGTGATAGGTCTTCCACAGAAATTTATCTAGTTAGATTGAGTCTATACAACAGATTGTCACTTTTACAAGGAATTGGGCTTTCATGAGAGCACAAGTCTTTAGCCatcttaatttttgttgtaaaaTGTCAAGAAATGATTCACTAAAATGCTAATCTGTTGGGAAAAAAGGCAAGAatggttttaaaatatatctctAGCTTGCCCTGACAAGTAAAAGCTCTTTTAACTTTGTTGACAATGTAAAATGACATTATTGAATCCAACAAATATATGCTTCAAAGTTGGTAATTGTTCCTATAGACATTGAACTCCAAGTGTCCATTTCTTTGTTTAATGAAACTGACATAATTCTGTATTCATGTTAAATTATAGAAAGTCAATGAGAAACTTCCAATTTGATACAAGTTAACAAAAACTGTCCACTGCTGTTGTAATAAATGATGGTTATTGGATAAATCACTGGTTAGTATATGATAAAATGTGGTCCTTGATcaaattggaattttttttttttttttttactaacaccATTTTGAATTTAGTGACATGAGTAGTCATGTTGGTTGGAACGTGCTGAAATAGGCCAAAGGTTTTGCCATTGAACACAAACAATGTATACCTTTTTTAGCATTAAGGTTTGTTAATTACTTTGTTTTGAAGCAGACAAGTGAACTTAAGAGCCTTGCAAACAAATGTGCTGAACAGGTTTTGGAAATCAAGTctttaaaaacattggtaagTCTTCTCTTGGCTTTACCTTTGTGTCTTTCTTGATCTATAggtattttcttcttcaattacCTCTGTTGTATAGCAGTAACACTTCTCAGTTGTCTTGTTTGGGTTTAAGTTTGATAGATGCCACTTATCTATTACTTTCTGAATCTTGAGTATGTCttgtttgagttttgtcttttaCTTGTACCATGCATGTGCATATGCATCTTTGCTTTCTAAAATCATCTAGCATTATTTGATTGTGATTTTAGAGGTCTTCTTGATTGTCTAAACTAATTTTCAAATAgttaattacaatattttggTGCAGACTGAAAAGTTACAGAAGGAGAATCAGGAATTAGAGTTTGTTCTGGATATGCATGGCCTGGAGAATTATGATAAAAGGTATGCTGATTGGAAGTTGTCAAGTGTTGGCAATAATTTCATGTAGTTAAATTTATGAGGTAAAATTTCTTATAAAGTATATCTCATACATCATAGTGTGGTGATTTTTGCACATACTGTTGGAAATAATATTAGTTAATGCACTTAGAAACTAGTATGTTCATGTATCACATGATAAAATGCATTTACTTTACTGTTCATGGGTATTAGTGTCTGAGGAGTAGCACTCAGTATCAGCCTAGGAACTAAGTTTCCACTGACCACCAATTATTTGATGCCAAGTTATGTGATGATTGAGTGCAGGGAGACTACCATTGGTCTCTCTTTTGGGGCAGTCCATTGAACTTTCATTGTTGGTTCATTATCTCTCCTACACTACATGCTATGATATTTGAAAGAAGGCTCAAAGTGTCTATTCTATGACATGATTGACATCTCAATGGAGACTTTTATCAACTGTCTCATATGTCTCCCCAGTCCAGGGGGAAGAGGGGTAGTGGATACCAAGCAAGCCCATAATCTTCTCTGTGTATCTCTCTACATATTCATGTATTCTTTGTATAGTTTAATCAATCAGAAATATATGTAGTTTTTAGTCTTTTCCTTTGGTCTCAAGTGTTTCTGTTCATGGTGCACAACTTGTGAGGTTTTAGtgttaaatttaacataagatAAACATTTAGTTGTACTTGGTAACCAACTAGAGAATTTATTTTGCATTCAACTCAATTTTATTCCCATCTGTATACTTGGATGATTTGATCTTTTTAAAACTTGAATTTCAGATATTCGGAAGTAAGAGAATCTGAAAGTAAAGCTCACTCTCAAGCTGAAATGCTGAAAAATGCTTTAGATGAGCATAGCCTAGAGTTGAGAGTAAAAGCTGCTAATGAAGCTGAAGCTGCTTGTGAACAAAGGCTTTCTGCCGCAGAAGCTGAAATAGAGGACTTGAGGTCCAAGCTGGATGCATCTGAGAGGTTGGTGTTTAGGTGTACTTCtacattgattttgattttgcttCATGGACAAACTTGTGTAGTGTCTCTTGTTTTTTCTAACcttataaatatttgtgtttgtttattttGGGAGAAAAGTTTCTGGTGATGAGGAGTGGGGAAGGTAGACGGGCTAAAGTTTATATAGAGTTGTTGAAGGACTTTCTCTTTTGGCCAATATACTAGCTGCTTTACATTTATGACTGCATACCTGGGAGAATGTGTTAGGCTATTTGCATGAGCCCCTTTTGAGTTTTATCATGGAGTGAATTTGAGGCATGAAATTTCTGAAatgaaacaatatttatttcattGGTACCATTAGTTCATTTGGGATATTTGCAAAAAAATATGCTACATCATGTTATTTGGCAAAGGTCAGAACTGCAGTTACACTATGCCTTTTAAAAtgagaataaatataaatattacagTTGTAGGTATATGAGGAGGATGGAAACACGTTGAGGACTAAAGGTTTAATTGAGGAGCTAAGTATTAACATGTATTTATggaagaataaatattttaaattaatttttggagaAACAACTCTGAACATAAGcatacataattatattataaacctgATTGACATGTCTGTAATCCTTGTAACATTTTGTTGGGCAAAAATAACTAAACTTAGATTTTGTATACCTCATTAATCAATTATTCCAAAAACTAAATAGCATATAAATATACAGGCCCTCCTTACCTTgggatgaaatttaattttaattttttaaaaatggggGTTGCAATGACCAAACTCTAGGCTACTTGGTCAGagaggctctgataccatgtcaTTAACCAATTAACCTAAAAGCTTAAGATGTTAAGTGAAGATACAAAAATGGTTTTATACTTTTGTTCTTTAACATATacagttttaatgaaaataaaaaattgattttgaaacatTTATAACTCAAAAGAATGTCTTAACagagttctttttatttgttatatcaGTTGTTTGATACTGTGATTTCGGTATACTTGCTTGTATTGCTTTGTGAGATAGAAaagtaaaatgttttttctctctttttttagcaTTTTGATTGTTGTATTCATATGAAAGGAATAAATGTTGTACAATCTGGCTTTTCTATTAATCTGTTGATACATGTTTTATCTTTCCGTGTTCAGGGATATTTTGGAGCTGACTGAGGCTGTTAAAGTTAAAGATGCTGAGGCAGAGGCATATATATCTGAAATTGAGGTATGCTATCTGACTTTTTCTTCCCCTTCATACTCTAACTCTTATTTCTTgtaatataattattgattGCTTTTGTGCAGACTATTGGTCAAGCATATGAAGATATGCAGACACAGAACCAAAATCTGTTGAACCAGGTGATCGAGAGGGATGACTATAATATTAAGGTATGTCTTACTTTTATCTTTACTAAACACTGCCTTGTTATTATCTTCACCATCTTTCCGTGCACTACAGTAATGCTTAGGTTATTTTCCTGGCTTTTGCTAATCTGCTTGATGAAAAACATATGCTTCAACTTTGTAGCtaatataaattagaaatatatgttaatattttgAAGAATTGGTTATGTATGAATTGATCTGAAAAAATTTGCATAtctggtttatataaattatggTGAATCTtacaagattgaatcaaattaggAAGGTTTTTGGAGAACTGGTGGGAAGCATCTCCTAGAATCAACTCTGGATCAACCTAGAAATTTGGGATAATTGATTTCGGAGAAATACCAAGACAAATCAATTCTCTCAAACACCATGAATTTTTGCTGTAGGAATTGATTTTGGAAGGACAAAATCTCACTCTAAACAGGAACTTAATATGCACTGAATGTTGTGCTATTTACTGAAAGCAAGTGCATTTGTTCTTAAATAATTGGACTTTTGGTTTGTGATAccactttttttataatattgcaATCTTAATGCAGCTTGTATCAGATAGTGTGAAGACAAAACAGGCGCACAACACTTTAATGTCCCAGAAGCAGGCCTTAGCTAAGCAACTTCAACAAATCAATACATCAATAGAAAATTCAAAGACGAGGATTACACACAGTGAAGAGCAGGTCAAACCTGCACTGCTGTCTGACCCCTCTCTCCCCTGGCccctttattttctaatttattttgattttacgCTGAACGAATTTGCTGCTGCAGCTGCTTACtgtttaaacaaaaatttgaatccTGTAGATGAAAGCTATTCTATCCGATGCCATTAAATGTAACCAAGAAGAAAAACACCTTGCAGTCACCCTGGAATTTGCAAAATGGGAATTGGCTGATGCCGAGAAGGAATTGAAGTTGCTCAAGTCTGCTGTTTCCTCTTCAGAGAAAGAATACGATCAAATTCAGAAAGATACGGAAGCTATTGAAATGGAATTGGAGAgtgaaaggtattttttttttttttctaaggagGTTGATTCTGTGTCAAATTTGGACCAGGGATAGGATTTTAAACAAGGGTTTTTACATCTGCACCAAGCAACTCGCTGATACAATTTTAATTCTAATGATGACCTAGAGATTTAAAATCTCAAGTTTTGTGAAAATGATGAATTAGTAATGTTGTTTAGGTGTTGAATAAGCAATGAATCGCAAAAGTAGTTTTGGAACTCAAGAATCTTGGTATATGTTGTGCAGGAGTTTACGGAAGAAGCTTGAGGAAGAACTAAGAGAATTGAACTGCAAAATTGATGAGCTGACTTCTGAAACTGGAGAAACCACGATACAAAAACTCGAAAAAGAAATAAGGATTTGCAAGAACATGATCAAGTGTACTGTCTGTACTGATCGTCCAAAGGAGGTAACCACAAGCCAACTTATCCAATTACATACACTTTCTTGCTTTCACATTGTAGTTATATGACTTGTGCCatgtatcatgatttttttgaaaTGGAGAAAATACAAAGCTAATTTGACATCCTTTCTTGGACTTGCACTGCATGGTTATACGTAGTAGTATCTAGAATAGAATATATTGCAACAGAAACACCTAAAAGTTTGATGTGTGTATTTGGCAGGTTGTGATTGTCAAGTGCTATCATCTGTTCTGCAATCCATGCATTCAGAGAAATCTAGAGCTTCGGCACCGCAAATGTCCTGCATGTGGAACAGCATTTGGACAGAGTGATGTCCGCTTTGTAAAAATATGAGACAAATGTTAAGATAGACAACTTGTAGATAGGTGGTGATTGTAATGTTTTGGATCCTGATCATAGTTTCAAACAAGCATTCCTACCCGAAAGAAACCTATGCATTAGAGATATCAGTATTGGTTGCACTTGTTTGTGTATCATCTCATACTCCCTCCCCCATTCTTTTGGGTCTTGACTAATCTAAAGTCAACTTGGATGTACTTATTCACCGAGACAACTTTTTCAAGTTTCAATTTTAAACCTGAAATCTAGTTTAGAAGAAACTGAGCTCATTGTCAATGTCTCTACAGCAAGATAATTTACACGctaaaattatgattaatttagattttgaaattaaacaatgtcattttaatctttagaatttttaaCTGACAGTCATTTCGGTGTTTGACAGTACTaaacgatgattttttttttgaaatgacaactaattttttttatatattaacaatgatagttttaaatcaatcaaaaattattgttattataatttttaaggttaatataaaaacaaaaaatttattttacataatggcttattattagttgataatattaaatacttCTCCATTATCAGTGTATATACTTATTAAAATTGAGATATTCATAACTAAATGAATCAAAAGTTATAATTGAATGAACTAATCTGATGTATCATTAATCCTTAGGCATCATAATACTACTGAtggtataaaatagttttatactaacatttaatcataatttattattttaattatgttaagataattattttaatagacAACAAACTTcttataatcatttttcttgttataaTCCTTTTTCTTTGAATATACAACAAACTTgttataatcatttttcttgGCAATTGCTCTTGGCCCCTCCTAAGGGGCTCGgactttttaatttcaaaatcacCCTTTTCATGGAATCATGATTCTGttaccaattagttttcacCTCTCCTCCCCCCCTCGCCCTGCCCttatacataatgaaattgtgattccatTGAACAAAATGCATAATGAAATCATGATTCCGTAGAGCACTGGTTTTTGCCTCTATTATCACAATGGAACCATGATTCCCTTATATTTTGTGGCACCCCCTTAAGACAACAGAATCACTCACGGTTCTATGTTACCAAATATCCTTGCGAAAATGTGATTCCATTTATGGCAGAGGAGTGCACAGCGATGGATGTGCATGGCAGCATGGTGATGCTGGCGGTGCAATGTGGAGGAGATGGGATAGGGTAGTGGCACAGTGCAGAGGTGGTCGATGAAGATGATGGTTGCGCGACTATGGTGGGGGGTTGGGTGAGAAGAAGGTGGGATGATAGGGGAAGAGGAGGAGACCAATAGTAGATCCCTTATAGAAGTAATAGTCCAATTAGTTAGTTCATATTTTGGGTGAAATAGGCCGAAGCCCAAAAGTCCATTATTACTAATttgcagttttttttaaaaaaaaaatataatttggggGAGATGAATTGAATTGGGAAAGAAGTAAGCGGTTTTCCCTGGCAATATGATACGAAATGCAGCGATTAAGGagttccttaaaaaaaagtatctcAATTCACGGGCTGCCATTGAAGATACTTATTTTTCCACCAAGGTATTCGTTTGGTCCTATGTTTCTGTTTATGATTCCTTGATCTCATGTCATGAATTTGTGTTTTTATAGGATACTTTTGAGAGACATCGCGTGGTTTTCACCGTTGGAACTTCCATTGCTTCCGTTGCCACTGCTTGGTTCGGTCCGTGTTTCTCTTCTCTCTGTTTGCATACCATTAACAACCCACCCCTCACtcactcttttttatttctcaggTTATTCCTTGCGCCATTTACATGACACCAAAGTTGATCAAAGGCTTCAATCTATCGAAAATTCTGTCTGTATCCATCTATCTACATCTCTTTCCTTTTACTCTTGTTTTCCCTTTCTCTTGCTTCATCTAAATATGCATTCTGTAGATGAAAAACAATTCCAATCTCCAACATTCCCAAATCAAAGACATTGTCGCGGGTTCCGCTTCCGGAGCTTTTAGTATCCCTGCTTGTGTTGCCACTGCTGGAACCTCCTTAATCATCGGGTTTGCTCCCACACTTACTTGCAAACAACATGCTCGCTCTGCTCCTTAACATATAGTTAGTTCTATTTCAGGAGATATTACTTGCTAGCTAGCATTGATATCATTGgtgtaattgaaaaataaagagagaaagcattCACTGATTTTGTGGAACATAAACAAAATGTATGACTCTTGATGGTTGGAAAATTTCTATAGTGAAATGCAAAAAACTTGAAAGGTTATAGTATGCCATGGTTAATAGGGCTTTGGTTTCTGTATGATtagaatgttttgatgataaactACACGCCTTAAGTTAATTATTAGTTAGATAAGTTTAATTGTGTATAACTATAAGTTATTATAGTGGAAAGTCTTGCCCTGACTCATCCATTGGGTTCTTCTTCACACCTACAGTTAAATATATGGCCCCCCACATTCAGCAAGTTTTCGTATGCTGCTGCCCTTGTCGACAAACCCCCGTCCTATTTATCTATTTTGGGATTTTTCTAGGATTGTTGTTTTATGTTATGAACTAGGGAAACATGGGACAGGACATTGCTTTGTGTGTAGAGGTAGAGGTACTGTTAGCAAGGTAATAAATACTCTGAGAGGAGGAATGCGGATGACAGAACTAAAAGTTTACACGAATGGTTTCACGAAGTACaactttttatttcatatactaatggtttcataaattttttaggatgacaaaaataatcaatcaatcaatggCGAAGATTAATATCGGGTGTAGTTTTGCAAATAGAGAAGAAATTTGGGAGTGGTAGGAAAAATGGGAGGGGGTGGGGGTATAATGTGTCACTCTCTCCCTTGAACTCTTACACATTTCATTTCTTATCTCTGGTTCCTGTTTTCTCAAATATATATCATTCCTCAATATGGTTGTTTCATAGTTTGAAATATAGGACAGTACTGGTATGATGTCAAACTTATTTGATTTCATATTGGGTTGGCATAATACATGTTTGACATGAACAAGTTTCCTCTGTCAAATGTGTTTTTACTTCGTAAGCCATGCACAttgacttttattttcttttgatattttgCATTCAGTGggtttaaacattttaatttccttttagttATAAGTTCTCACTTTAGCTTATATACAGGTATGCCTTAGGATGGAGAGGTGGAATCTGGTATGCAACTAAGAAGTTCCGAAAGGAGCAGATGAAAATGCTAGGACAGATTACACCTAAAAGATGGCAATTGCTTGGGAAGATAAAGCCTAGAGGGTTTCAATTCCAGTTCCTTAGAAGGAAACTTACAAGATTCAAAGTGTCTGACACTGCCACAAAAAATCTGAAACGAGTATAAAGGGTGTTTCTACCACACATATTGCTGTAAAATCCGATTAGTATACTACTATAAATGGTTCTTTCAAGCACCAATATTGATAGAGATGGCTGCAGATACTGGACTAGGCTTTCAATTAGACAAACAGAGTAGCAACTTAGTTATTATCAATTATCATCAAATTTTTCTctgatattttattttggcCTGCAGTTGCTCGCCCTTCATAAATTCTTCATCCCTCATGGGAGGAGTGCTTTAGAAACTTATGTTCTGTTTTGATCAATTTATAATGGAGGAAATTCTGAAATACACACCCTTTAATTTTGGGGACTGGCAAATAGATCTCTCTCTTTTCACTTTTTGTTAATTGACTTCAATTCAATTTAAACTTTTCTGAATagtaaatttgtgttgcatggGGAATAAACAAGTTCTTAATAGTGGAATTTTAACAACAAAATTTTCCATcaagataataatttaagaTGAGTGATAGGAACATACTTTCTAATACTTTGTTTCCAATATTCCCTCTCCTATTAGTTGAATTCACGAGGATTCCAGTAGCTTGGGAATGAGACTCACCATGAGATAAAAGATCCAAATATTTAGTGAGACTgcaattaattttacatattagaaaataaaatattgaaaagtgTGTTGGTAgcatttcttataatttagtaGAATTAATCATTAGTGTgagattgaagaaaaaatatatggcCAAGATTACCTTTAAAACATGATAATTAAAATCAGTTTCTCATATTTGTCACAATGTCATTTGATATGTTCCTattaaaccaattttttttacgtAATAATGATTTCAGTTTTTTTGTGAGTGGTAAAGTTATCTTTAACAATGTACAATGGTTGAACACTAAAAAGAAGTAATTCAATATTCTAAgaggatttttttataaagatgaaaattttcTAGAATCAACGTCTCCACTTGAAAAGCTTTCTTCTAATGCTTACATAATTCACCCAAATAAGCAACCTTTTAGAGATTCAGGAAATTACAGCTGATGAATTTGATGTTAATTTATAAGATAATGACTAAGAAAGCATCCCCAAGATGGTTAAATCAAAGAGATGAAATGCACATAACATCTAAAATGTGTCAATACCAATGCTACGTTAAAAATTATCCATTTTAAAGATAGATATCAAGTTTTTTTTCAGTTCAAAATTGCGTAAAAAGGTATACGTTTGATAttttatactatattttattgttaattgttaTGTAAGCAAATTCTGTTGTATTAACGTTAAGtttttacttatcttttcaTCTCCCAATTTTTAATTCCTTTCGTTGTCCATTAAATAAACAAACGTCAGAGGTGTTAGTCACATTATTTCTAGCCTTTTtacttcttgatttttttttaattatctagtGGTGAATATCTATTaaaccaacaaaaataaaatgtgacATAATTCGCAAATAACTCTTTCCCTAAACTTATGATCAGGATTTTGAAGAATTTGTCTATAGCTCCCATTTGGAATATCTGAATTCACCCAAAAAAATCCCTTAATTTTCCTTACTCTTCTATTAAATTATTCTCTTCATACTCTTGGTTTTAATTGAGAAATGAAAACTCCAAACAACTTGAAGTACAAACAGTGAAAATATCATTTgaataacttaaatttatatatgaattaatttatatcataaataaattaagagcTCTGAA
Proteins encoded in this window:
- the LOC114384803 gene encoding E3 ubiquitin-protein ligase BRE1-like 2 isoform X1 produces the protein MENSDHDEPEKKRPHLTSVSSRTPRNSINSPTNNKTADAGVLQFQNQQLVQQIDIQKHALHDLEEKIRELKGKQSSYDDLLIALNQLWTQLVDDMILLGIRAGRGKGKDTLQHLTDIDNPQGSVPLCPAEDMFLCRLIQKDSIKGISDDEIISYVEEALALRQSYTRELLKLLKDTIDDQMERAGSIAQVLHGDLSSEDAIIQMSKIDDMTKEEVDNFREVVDTLHAKHKEYTVAIQNSINEYSQDQSEIKRLAGELDEIVAELEESRRKLVNLEMQKDAAIGMNSPNADAVNGNLSPENIADRTMGLRELKDSIEEAKIVDADRLSELQDAQEDNQTLTKQFQDLQNELKDDKYVRTSRIYSLANDQLQHWMTELARYKTSVESLQAGSVHVAKWENELNLKLESADSARQILGNSDHRIDDLELQLQKCIIEKNDLEIKMEEAKQDTGRKDIKSEFHVMASALSKEMGMMEGQLKRWKDAAHEAVSLREKAHSLREALSTKTSELKSLANKCAEQVLEIKSLKTLTEKLQKENQELEFVLDMHGLENYDKRYSEVRESESKAHSQAEMLKNALDEHSLELRVKAANEAEAACEQRLSAAEAEIEDLRSKLDASERDILELTEAVKVKDAEAEAYISEIETIGQAYEDMQTQNQNLLNQVIERDDYNIKLVSDSVKTKQAHNTLMSQKQALAKQLQQINTSIENSKTRITHSEEQMKAILSDAIKCNQEEKHLAVTLEFAKWELADAEKELKLLKSAVSSSEKEYDQIQKDTEAIEMELESERSLRKKLEEELRELNCKIDELTSETGETTIQKLEKEIRICKNMIKCTVCTDRPKEVVIVKCYHLFCNPCIQRNLELRHRKCPACGTAFGQSDVRFVKI
- the LOC114384803 gene encoding E3 ubiquitin-protein ligase BRE1-like 2 isoform X2, whose product is MENSDHDEPEKKRPHLTSVSSRTPRNSINSPTNNKTADAGVLQFQNQQLVQQIDIQKHALHDLEEKIRELKGKQSSYDDLLIALNQLWTQLVDDMILLGIRAGRGKGKDTLQHLTDIDNPQVPLCPAEDMFLCRLIQKDSIKGISDDEIISYVEEALALRQSYTRELLKLLKDTIDDQMERAGSIAQVLHGDLSSEDAIIQMSKIDDMTKEEVDNFREVVDTLHAKHKEYTVAIQNSINEYSQDQSEIKRLAGELDEIVAELEESRRKLVNLEMQKDAAIGMNSPNADAVNGNLSPENIADRTMGLRELKDSIEEAKIVDADRLSELQDAQEDNQTLTKQFQDLQNELKDDKYVRTSRIYSLANDQLQHWMTELARYKTSVESLQAGSVHVAKWENELNLKLESADSARQILGNSDHRIDDLELQLQKCIIEKNDLEIKMEEAKQDTGRKDIKSEFHVMASALSKEMGMMEGQLKRWKDAAHEAVSLREKAHSLREALSTKTSELKSLANKCAEQVLEIKSLKTLTEKLQKENQELEFVLDMHGLENYDKRYSEVRESESKAHSQAEMLKNALDEHSLELRVKAANEAEAACEQRLSAAEAEIEDLRSKLDASERDILELTEAVKVKDAEAEAYISEIETIGQAYEDMQTQNQNLLNQVIERDDYNIKLVSDSVKTKQAHNTLMSQKQALAKQLQQINTSIENSKTRITHSEEQMKAILSDAIKCNQEEKHLAVTLEFAKWELADAEKELKLLKSAVSSSEKEYDQIQKDTEAIEMELESERSLRKKLEEELRELNCKIDELTSETGETTIQKLEKEIRICKNMIKCTVCTDRPKEVVIVKCYHLFCNPCIQRNLELRHRKCPACGTAFGQSDVRFVKI